Proteins from a single region of Catellicoccus marimammalium M35/04/3:
- a CDS encoding epoxyqueuosine reductase QueH, which produces MHKNQKINYDRVLQKMVQEWEKEAFRPKILLHSCCAPCSTYTLEYLTKYADVDIYFANSNIHPATEYERRRLVQEKFVQDFNRDYGTNIQLISAPYEPQKFVQMVQEAKLEEAPEGGDRCHLCFDMRLSSVADKAAELGYDYFASALTVSPHKNSQVINEVGLDVEEERAVSYLPSDFKKNNGYRRTVEMCEIYDIYRQCYCGCVFAARQQELDLKAISKEAKEAIPKLREQIEWNIQQNQK; this is translated from the coding sequence ATGCACAAAAATCAAAAGATTAACTATGATCGAGTACTACAAAAAATGGTTCAAGAATGGGAGAAAGAAGCATTTCGACCTAAAATTTTACTACATAGTTGTTGTGCTCCTTGTAGTACATATACTCTAGAATATTTAACAAAATATGCCGATGTGGATATTTACTTTGCGAATTCTAATATTCATCCTGCAACGGAGTATGAACGTCGTCGCTTAGTACAAGAAAAATTTGTCCAAGATTTTAATCGTGATTATGGAACAAATATTCAATTGATTTCTGCTCCTTATGAGCCACAAAAATTTGTCCAAATGGTTCAAGAAGCTAAATTAGAAGAAGCACCAGAAGGCGGAGATCGCTGTCATTTATGTTTTGATATGCGTCTTTCTTCTGTAGCGGATAAAGCAGCAGAATTAGGTTATGACTATTTTGCTAGTGCATTGACAGTTTCTCCGCACAAAAATAGCCAAGTGATCAATGAAGTGGGATTAGATGTAGAAGAAGAGCGTGCTGTCTCTTATCTACCTAGTGATTTTAAAAAGAATAATGGCTATCGTAGAACAGTAGAGATGTGTGAAATTTATGATATTTACCGTCAATGTTATTGTGGTTGTGTCTTTGCGGCAAGACAACAAGAATTAGATTTAAAAGCAATTAGCAAAGAAGCAAAAGAAGCCATTCCTAAATTACGAGAACAAATTGAATGGAATATTCAACAGAATCAAAAATAG
- a CDS encoding YutD family protein: MKEEKEPIQEAPLWQLSTVEGKTFVYQEDVVFQLVENYRDAFQLEVFQEKFIDLLLKYDFIVGDWGFEQLRLRGFFYDDVKNTPKEWKISTLEDYLYEYCNFGCPYFVLERLSGEKGRYIPPKKRNHKKQEEKKPNYKNKKKPNPKKRKKRGERNV; the protein is encoded by the coding sequence ATGAAAGAAGAAAAAGAACCAATTCAAGAAGCGCCACTATGGCAGCTTTCGACGGTAGAAGGAAAGACTTTTGTCTACCAAGAAGATGTTGTTTTTCAATTAGTAGAAAATTATCGCGATGCGTTTCAACTAGAAGTATTTCAAGAAAAATTCATTGATCTTTTATTAAAATACGATTTTATCGTGGGAGATTGGGGATTTGAACAATTACGTCTTCGTGGTTTTTTCTATGATGATGTGAAAAATACACCAAAAGAATGGAAAATTTCTACTTTAGAAGATTATTTATATGAATATTGTAATTTTGGTTGTCCTTATTTTGTTTTAGAACGTTTAAGTGGAGAAAAAGGTCGTTATATTCCACCGAAAAAACGCAACCATAAGAAACAAGAAGAAAAGAAACCAAATTATAAAAATAAGAAAAAACCAAATCCAAAGAAAAGAAAAAAAAGAGGAGAACGCAATGTATAA
- a CDS encoding tRNA1(Val) (adenine(37)-N6)-methyltransferase yields the protein MERIDDLNFNGLKIIQSNEVFSFSIDAVLLAHFGYVPKKGKIIDLCAGNGAVGLLCTEKTKASIDFIELQPRLAEMAEQSIALNKKEAQCHVHCADLKELSQYFAHDTIDAILCNPPYFPVREQQLQNPNPHLAIARHEIYAEIEDIMQQASYVLKTKGHLSLVHRPDRFLPILEAMQRHQITPKKVRFIYSKMDRPAKAMIIEGIKNGSKEGFIVEPPFIIQNENNEYTKEMMDIFHGK from the coding sequence ATGGAACGAATAGATGATTTAAATTTCAATGGATTAAAAATTATTCAAAGTAATGAAGTATTTTCTTTTTCTATCGATGCGGTTCTTTTAGCTCATTTTGGTTATGTCCCTAAAAAAGGAAAAATCATTGACTTATGTGCAGGAAATGGCGCAGTTGGCTTACTTTGTACTGAAAAAACAAAAGCGAGCATTGATTTTATAGAATTACAACCCCGCTTGGCAGAAATGGCCGAACAAAGTATTGCTTTAAATAAAAAAGAAGCACAGTGCCATGTCCACTGTGCTGATTTAAAAGAACTCTCTCAATATTTTGCTCATGATACCATTGATGCTATTTTATGTAATCCACCATATTTTCCTGTAAGAGAGCAACAGTTACAAAATCCTAATCCGCATTTAGCGATTGCTCGTCATGAAATTTATGCCGAAATTGAGGATATTATGCAACAAGCCAGTTATGTTTTAAAAACGAAAGGGCATCTTTCTTTAGTCCATCGTCCAGATCGTTTCCTTCCCATTTTAGAAGCGATGCAAAGACACCAAATTACTCCTAAAAAGGTTCGCTTTATTTATTCAAAAATGGACCGTCCTGCAAAAGCGATGATTATTGAAGGAATCAAAAATGGAAGTAAAGAAGGATTTATCGTTGAGCCTCCATTTATCATCCAAAACGAAAATAATGAATACACTAAAGAAATGATGGATATTTTCCATGGAAAATAA
- a CDS encoding DUF1461 domain-containing protein, whose amino-acid sequence METIKTYFKRKQSTKQALFWVTLFVFCFCNFLVWNSYFCFDFFFASDIAQKTHTSVGELESLFRHLLFYLQGWQSTLPLAPFSASLAAKQHFAEVRFWFILNNSVGLLLSLPAYWSLFRLKYQWYWIKQWISSLQKGFFLLFGLMILAFGPLFTVFHLLLFPNQKWLFHLPEDSIIYLLPESLFQFYFCYWGMLLLIISIALKIYIKRKENYSDRSKRSAR is encoded by the coding sequence ATGGAAACTATAAAAACTTATTTTAAAAGAAAACAATCGACAAAGCAGGCTCTATTTTGGGTCACTCTCTTTGTCTTTTGTTTTTGTAATTTTTTGGTGTGGAATAGTTATTTTTGCTTTGATTTCTTTTTTGCCTCTGATATTGCTCAGAAAACACATACTTCTGTAGGCGAATTAGAAAGCTTATTTCGTCATCTATTATTTTATCTTCAAGGATGGCAATCTACATTACCACTCGCTCCTTTTTCTGCTTCTTTAGCAGCAAAGCAACATTTTGCAGAGGTGCGTTTTTGGTTTATATTAAACAATAGTGTAGGTCTTTTATTAAGTTTACCAGCCTATTGGAGCCTTTTTCGTTTGAAATATCAATGGTATTGGATTAAACAGTGGATTTCTTCATTACAAAAAGGATTTTTCCTTCTTTTTGGCTTAATGATTTTAGCATTTGGACCGTTATTTACGGTATTCCATTTGTTACTTTTTCCTAATCAAAAATGGCTTTTTCATTTACCAGAAGATTCAATTATTTACCTTTTACCAGAATCGTTATTCCAATTTTATTTCTGTTATTGGGGAATGCTGCTTTTGATAATCAGTATAGCATTAAAAATTTATATTAAGAGAAAGGAAAACTATAGTGATAGAAGCAAAAGAAGTGCTAGATAA
- a CDS encoding lysophospholipid acyltransferase family protein — MFYKVAFSFIKGIFYILNGKIKVENKEKLPEGNYILAAPHKTWWDPLVLAIACLPKQFTFMAKKELFKNKFFSWVLGKVNVFPVDRKNPGPSAIKLPVQRLKKTDLSLMIFPSGTRHSEELKGGIALIAKMSRVPIVPAVYEGPLTIKDILLRHKMTIRFGDPIDTKTVTTDEAGREQLMEQLNEAFSELHKEK, encoded by the coding sequence ATGTTTTACAAAGTTGCATTTTCCTTTATTAAAGGAATTTTTTATATTTTAAATGGCAAAATTAAAGTTGAAAATAAAGAGAAGTTACCAGAAGGGAATTATATTTTAGCGGCTCCCCATAAAACTTGGTGGGATCCATTAGTGCTAGCGATTGCTTGTTTACCTAAACAATTTACTTTTATGGCGAAAAAAGAATTATTTAAAAATAAATTCTTCTCTTGGGTATTAGGCAAAGTGAATGTTTTCCCAGTAGACCGTAAAAATCCAGGACCTAGTGCGATTAAACTTCCAGTTCAACGTTTGAAAAAAACAGATTTGAGCTTAATGATTTTTCCTTCTGGCACACGTCATTCAGAAGAGTTAAAAGGTGGGATTGCTTTGATTGCTAAAATGAGTCGTGTACCGATTGTTCCTGCCGTATATGAAGGACCACTTACTATTAAAGATATTTTGTTACGTCATAAAATGACGATTCGCTTTGGTGATCCTATTGATACAAAGACAGTAACCACAGATGAAGCAGGGCGTGAACAATTGATGGAACAGTTAAATGAAGCCTTTTCTGAATTACATAAGGAAAAATAG
- a CDS encoding TIGR01457 family HAD-type hydrolase, with the protein MYKGYLIDLDGTIYLGDEIIPAGKRFVERLQEEKIPFLFVTNNSSRTPEEVVRMLATKFSIQVTTDHVYTSAQATADYMDRLGKEKTVYWIGHEGIKQSLSAHGYSYEEKNPSFVVVGLDRELTYQKLSTASLAIQKGATFIGTNPDRNIPTHEGLMPSAGPSIAYLETATGQKATVIGKPEAIMMEGAVQRLGLDKQEVAMVGDNYETDILAGIHNDIPSILVLTGFTKKEQVPTLPEQPTHVLNSLDEWKL; encoded by the coding sequence ATGTATAAAGGATATTTGATTGATTTAGATGGAACCATCTATTTAGGAGATGAAATTATTCCAGCAGGGAAACGTTTTGTAGAACGTTTACAAGAAGAAAAAATTCCTTTTTTATTTGTGACGAATAATAGTAGTCGTACACCAGAAGAAGTTGTTCGGATGTTAGCGACGAAATTTTCTATCCAAGTAACGACAGACCACGTTTATACTTCTGCCCAAGCGACAGCAGATTATATGGATCGCTTAGGAAAAGAAAAAACGGTTTATTGGATTGGTCATGAAGGAATTAAACAAAGTTTGAGTGCTCATGGATATTCTTATGAAGAAAAAAATCCATCTTTTGTCGTGGTTGGTTTAGACCGTGAATTAACATACCAAAAATTAAGTACCGCATCTTTAGCGATTCAAAAAGGAGCGACTTTTATTGGAACGAATCCAGATCGCAATATTCCTACCCATGAAGGATTAATGCCAAGTGCTGGCCCATCCATTGCCTACTTGGAAACTGCGACAGGACAAAAAGCCACTGTCATTGGAAAACCAGAAGCGATTATGATGGAAGGGGCTGTTCAACGATTAGGACTAGATAAACAAGAAGTCGCAATGGTAGGGGATAATTATGAAACCGATATTTTAGCAGGAATTCATAATGATATTCCATCGATTTTAGTATTGACAGGCTTTACTAAAAAAGAACAAGTACCTACTTTACCAGAACAACCGACTCATGTTTTAAATTCATTAGATGAATGGAAACTATAA
- a CDS encoding GIY-YIG nuclease family protein: MENKIHYLYVVECKDHSLYTGYTTNLERRIKQHNSGKGAKYTRARRPVILRYYEEYPNASSALKAEYAFKQKTRAQKIQYIQQYYPMRSFLETKGNF, translated from the coding sequence ATGGAAAATAAAATTCACTACCTTTATGTTGTCGAATGTAAAGATCACTCTCTTTATACTGGATATACTACAAATTTAGAACGAAGAATCAAACAACATAACTCCGGAAAAGGAGCCAAATATACTCGTGCTCGCAGACCAGTTATTTTACGTTACTATGAAGAATATCCAAATGCTTCTAGTGCTTTAAAAGCGGAATATGCCTTTAAACAAAAAACGAGAGCACAAAAAATACAATATATTCAACAATACTATCCAATGCGTTCCTTTTTAGAAACAAAAGGTAATTTTTGA